A stretch of the Vitis vinifera cultivar Pinot Noir 40024 chromosome 16, ASM3070453v1 genome encodes the following:
- the LOC104881974 gene encoding uncharacterized protein LOC104881974 isoform X1 — protein sequence MVEPRHQCYSLPSINLRKKAVGGILFVTIISASILTRNNMKGSPSGRQESSLMDATLEENNENKVLQRFIEVELGELTRRTYASPGSSPRWDTTFNMVLHGDIGSLKFNLYKSSPICVKYDFLTSSKIKLKYVDDDSTIFWAVGHGSSELVKHAERIGEEVEMVVPFEGFNFGEGKWAASDMNAELQRRKRWINEFSHFLSIMLNSINNFLKNCSSSRKVI from the exons ATGGTTGAGCCACGCCACCAATGTTACTCTCTGCCATCAAttaatttgaggaaaaaagCTGTTGGAGGGATACTTTTTGTCACAATCATTTCAGCAAGTATATTGACTAGGAATAACATGAAAGGAAGCCCTTCTGGGAGACAAGAAAGCTCTCTCATGGATGCTACTTTGGAAGAGAATAATGAGAACAAAGTTCTGCAAAGATTTATAGAAGTTGAACTTGGAGAGTTAACCAGGAGAACGTATGCAAGTCCAGGTTCAAGCCCTAGGTGGGACACGACATTTAATATGGTTTTGCATGGAGATATAGGGAGTCTTAAATTTAATCTTTACAAAAGCTCTCCTATTTGTGTGAAGTATGACTTTCTCACAAGTTCGAAAATTAAG TTGAAATATGTTGATGATGACTCCACGATATTTTGGGCAGTAGGACATGGATCCAGTGAACTTGTTAAGCATGCTGAGAGGATTGGTGAAGAAGTGGAGATGGTTGTTCCATTTGAAGGTTTCAACTTTGGAGAG GGAAAATGGGCAGCAAGTGACATGAATGCAGAACTGCAAAGAAGGAAGAGATGGATTAATGAGTTTTCTCACTTTTTATCTATAATGTTAAATTCTATTAACAACTTTCTCAAAAATTGTAGTTCATCTAGAAAGGTGATCTGA
- the LOC104881974 gene encoding uncharacterized protein LOC104881974 isoform X2, giving the protein MVEPRHQCYSLPSINLRKKAVGGILFVTIISASILTRNNMKGSPSGRQESSLMDATLEENNENKVLQRFIEVELGELTRRTYASPGSSPRWDTTFNMVLHGDIGSLKFNLYKSSPICVKYDFLTSSKIKLKYVDDDSTIFWAVGHGSSELVKHAERIGEEVEMVVPFEGFNFGEVI; this is encoded by the exons ATGGTTGAGCCACGCCACCAATGTTACTCTCTGCCATCAAttaatttgaggaaaaaagCTGTTGGAGGGATACTTTTTGTCACAATCATTTCAGCAAGTATATTGACTAGGAATAACATGAAAGGAAGCCCTTCTGGGAGACAAGAAAGCTCTCTCATGGATGCTACTTTGGAAGAGAATAATGAGAACAAAGTTCTGCAAAGATTTATAGAAGTTGAACTTGGAGAGTTAACCAGGAGAACGTATGCAAGTCCAGGTTCAAGCCCTAGGTGGGACACGACATTTAATATGGTTTTGCATGGAGATATAGGGAGTCTTAAATTTAATCTTTACAAAAGCTCTCCTATTTGTGTGAAGTATGACTTTCTCACAAGTTCGAAAATTAAG TTGAAATATGTTGATGATGACTCCACGATATTTTGGGCAGTAGGACATGGATCCAGTGAACTTGTTAAGCATGCTGAGAGGATTGGTGAAGAAGTGGAGATGGTTGTTCCATTTGAAGGTTTCAACTTTGGAGAG GTGATATGA